The nucleotide window TTTAATGAGCACTTTAACAAAAACCAACTCCCATCACAACTATTAGatctaaattactaaaaaagAACCATTAAATTTGTCTAGTTACCACTCAAAACTGATCAATGAAGTATAAAATGAGAAATTGAATTAACTATAATTTGATGAGCACTTTGACAAAAACCAACTCCCATCACAACTATTAGTTCCAAATTACTAAGAATAAAAGAACACGAAATTTGTCTAATTACCACTCAAAACTAACCAATGAACTATAAAATGAGAAACTGAATTAACTAAGAAGCTTATACCCTAAACACCATAATACATATATACTAATGATATCAGCATGACAATGTGTAAAACCAACAACCTTATAACAATAATCCTAATCCAACCATAATTATCAAGAAAAACATAGGATATATAAAAGAACTGATTTTGAACAGATAGATAGTAAAACATATGATGATATGAAGGAACTACAttattcataaatgaaaatgaACATATAAACCACATTCATATCAAAATCACATGATTGTAGCAATAAATCAATGAAGTTGTGGGAATCACAAAGTCATCTATGCATGGCTCCCGAATACAGATCCCAAAGCACCAAAACATGATGAAATTTCgagaaattgaataaaattacaAAGAGGGAgctgaaattaaagaaaacaataGGAGAATATGACAGAACCATATTACAttcttctttaatatttttataaaaataaggaGAAGAGAAGGATGAAACTCTTTTCTCAGTCAAacagagagagaaaaagtgaaGTACAAtatgaaaagaatgaatgaaGACATTCTCCTAATGCATCTAAAACAACTTTGCATAACCTAATAAATAGCATACATGCTTGAAATCACATGAAAAGAATTCTGTCTCACACCAAAGaccataacaataataaaattcaacaaaCGTGTACCTAACCAATCACATCAACTACACAATTTTCAAGGTTACTTTCTATCAAAATGAACTTGTATCTATAGAGAAAAACTACCTACCTTAACTGTCCTAACCTCCTAAACTATAGTTGACAAACCACTAAAAATTTCAAAAGGCTATTCACTTAGCCATAGCTGATGAGATACTGGGTATGATATTCTCATTCTCATTCAAGAGGAAAGTACACTATTCATATATACTTATCTCAATTAATGTGATATATTagcatatttaaataaatgaaaTGACCTTTAACCCATGATCTGATTTAGCTCTTTcacttaaataaaagaaaattaccttcCAAGACACAAAACTTATATCCAACTGTATTTAATCTGTAATCTCTAGTATCTAATAATAGATATTGATACATTGATATCGATGTCAGAGAAGGCATTTGAAAGAAAACTAATAGATTCCTCATAATTCTTGATATAAAGCCATGCAAGAATGATTAATATGGTAATACCTCTGATAAATAATCCAACATAATTCCTAATATTTATGTAAAAGCAAAACACAAGCCACAATAACCATAGCAAATTAGATTCAATTGGtagagaaaagaaaatgcagTTAACCCAGAAAAAATTGTTAGCTATCTtctgttaattttttgtatagaaATATAAAGCTCCAGAGATATTGATTTTGAATAAAAGGAAAAGATCATAAAAGGAAATCAATGATAGAATTAACCCACCATACCTTGGTCTTCAACTTTCAGCCTCATCAATCCCCGAATTTGCCACTCCCCTGTTCTTCACAGACCGATAGAACTCCTCACAAAACTCATGAAACTTTGTGTCGGAATCGATAATTTCTCTACCGGAGAATAATCCTTCAGGAGCCTCTGAATCACATTGGAGTAGGTGGAGCATCAGTGGCTGCGGCAAACCGGAAACAATGCACTGGCGGGGTATCGAAGGCGGACGGCATGGAAGAGTTCAACGACGATGATTGCGGCGAGAAGCATCTCCAAGGGAGGAGAAGGTGTTGCCGGTTGAGCTTGAAGGGGAATTGTTGGAGATGAAGGACCTGAAACCAAAaaggtttaaataaaaaataaaatacaaaatattacaaaatggaaagaagaccaaagagaagaagaagaagagagctaCCTACCGTTGTTGATGGGTGAAGAATCAGAAGCCATAGCTTGTTTTCTGTCTTCCtcacctcttcttcttcctaaCCTCATTTCTTTATTTCCTTCGTTGGGCTCTTGGGCTTGAACTCtgtccaaaaaagaaaaatcaatgaAGTATAAAATAGGAAATTGAATTAACTATAATTTGATGAGCACTTTGACAAAAATCAACTCCTATTACAACTATTAGAGCACTTCATATATAATTCACCGTTCTTCTTCTGTGCGGAATCACTGCAATTACATCCCAAGATCTTCATCAAATGAAAGAGACAAAAATACCTGAAGCAttataaaataacaaacatCACTCAACAGCTTTATGCTGAATGAAAAACCTTCCACAAAAAAATTGATGAGTTTTGCAAAGAGCATTTATGATTCTATCACTCTATCAGTTTATAAAGCGCAACATCAACTTattaaagaaatagaaaaatgacGAAATACAGGATTCAAACACAAAATAGAACTAAATGAATTAGCAACTCCCATAAGAAACGAAACCCATTCAATGGAATCAGGATGCAACTGACAATTATTAGCCTTGATATAagttaacttttataaaataaaacagcGCAAAGCCTGGCCAAAGAAAACGCAGCTGAAAAccctaaattaaaaaaagataaaaaaatttcagaagCAGGGTTCAAAAAGATCCGTACATGAGGGTGCGCCGGTTGAGATCtcggaggaggaggagaatgTATCAACCAGGTTCTTGAGGTTCCAAAGAGCGTCACTTGTTCAGAGTCCCCAGAATCCCACCGGCGTCGTCGCCATCATTGTGCTCTCAGACGATACATTCGAGTAGCTACGGTTAGGACTGTGGGTGGGGATCATAACGATTAGTGATCTCAGAACAATAAAGGAAGAAGCCCATTGCGGCGTCGGTAAGTCGGTAACGGCAGCACCGTAGGGGATGGCGATGATGTCAATGGTAGATTAGCACAGGAGTTATCTGAATATAGTAATATAGTACCTTTTGTTGCCTCTCCTTCTCCAATTTGTACTGCTCTATCAAACTCAATTTTTCTGCAACCTACATGATTCATGAATGGTTCAACATTTATCAAACAGTGTTCTATTGTCTACCGATttgtatttttctaaaaatgaaAGATGCTTGCAGTAGCGACAAATCTATGAAATATGGATCCAGAATTTACAATGATGCTGCTCATGACACAATATTACACTTAATGaagcaaaattaaacaaaatgaaaataagagtTGGTACCTGATGATCAAACTCAGCACGATCCATTGCCCGCACATCACTGTGAAGCTGCAGGTCAATCGGCTGTGTGATTTCTTTGACAGGAGGCTTTACCAAACACTGAAATATTAGCACAGAAGATAGTTGAGTAACTCAATACAGTCTATACAGCAAATGCAAGCATGTCACTGAAATGGAAAAAGTATGAGTTGTGAACTGAACACAAGATTTTGAGAGCAAAATGGGCACCTCAGGTTCATCTGTTGTCCATGGAAGCCCTTGGGGTATTGGTATCCTTTGCTTCTCTTCCTCTGTCATCATTTCATGTATCTTCTTCACAAATTCTTCCTCTTTCACCTTCCCCCTTTCCTGCATTGAATTACAGTATCCATGTTATTATCCAATTCAAAAATCAATGGAAAATTGATTCAATCAATCAATTTGTTGCATCAGAATAGGCATTACCTCAGTTCTTAGCTTGAATGGTTTTTGGCTGGTGACTCTcagctgctgcttcttcttccacCTGCTTCCCCCAAAGGTGCTAGTTGATTCCAAACTCTGAAAAAAGcaaatccattcaattcaaatttagaaaaccctcatttgaatcaaatcttcattttttttctcaaaaaaggTAAGCATCCAGAAGACTTACatttcttctgcttcttctacCTCCATTAGAAGTCCTGTTAGATACACTGCAGTTTGAATAAAAAGTATAACAAACATCAACACAAACAGATAAATACTACTATTAAATAAGTAGTATAACATAGATAcatatatatcattttgaacACACATCTGTATATCATTTAATTGGTAGATATACCAAAGTGTCTCTCTGTTTTTAATTGGTAGATAGTTCCAATTGTATTAGGTACCCAAAAATCAGAACGCATGTAGAGCATATAGAATGAAAACACtatagaggaaaaaaaaaattcacgtTTAATTTTCCATTATCCACAGTCCgtgaaaaattaacaacaaaaaaaataataaaactacaAAATCAGGTATGGCTCCTCTTATATATGTCTAAGCATGTGATCCCTCCCaaacttcttttcatttcacaaatCGAATCAAATTTCAATTAAATCCCACAAATCCATATTCCATAAAATGCTGCTAagaatctaaaataaaaaatggattATAAGTGAGAAAGAAACATACCAGGAGCGGCGGCAGGTGTTTCAGACActgcaaaaaataaacaaaaaaaagtcaCATAAAAATGAAAACTTTATCTGAGAGAAGATTCGAAAACAGGAAGAAGGAAGTTATAATTTGACTGACATCCACAGTTGGAAGCGGAAGGGGCGGAGACTTTGCATGCAGCGGGGAGAGCGAGGGCCTTGGTGACATTGAGAACGACGCCGAACTGACCGCTGCTCTTGAAGGCTTCACACAGACATTGAGGCGCCGTTTTCAGAACCGATTTGAGCCCGGAGCAGCAGTTACCTTCCggcttggtggtggtgctgccATTGGTGACGAAGGACAAGCAATCCGCCATGGTTAGAACCAGGGAGGAGCAATCCACGGCGGGGGCTGGGGCAGCGTTGAGCAAGTGGGACGGTGAGGCTCCGTTAGCTCCCAAGATGAAGACTGCACAGAGAACAATGAGAGAGAAACAGAAACGGGTTGGTGAGTGTGATGCCATTTTTGGGTACCTAATACAATTGGAACTATCCACCACAATCCTCTCCTATGGCTTCTTGTTGTTGTCGTTGTTCTTCTTCAATGATCACTCTCTCAATCTCAGCAGCTCCATCTTCTTGATCTTGCTCTTGTTCTTGTGCTTGCTTGTTCTTGAAGAACTCTTCCTGTGACTTCCTGAGATTCTGGTAAGCCACACAAAGACActtgttgttcttgttgctCTCTTTGCACTTACAAAACGACAGCGTTGAGTTTGAACCCTGATCACCATCACCACCACTCCCTTCGAacttcttgttcttattcttctttgcAACAACGAACTTCCTCTGCCTGATCTTGTTCTTCTGAACGGAATTCACGGAATTCACAACACCCTCCTTTGCTGCCGAGGATTGTGGCTTCTTCTGTGACTTGGAACACGATTTCTTCACAACAGgtgaaggagaaggagaagaagaagaaccacaAGGATTGGATAAGGGTTTGGAAAATGGAGTGGTATTACTGTTAGGGTTGACATTCTCGGAATATTTGGAGGGTTCTTGATTCTTTGATCGGAAACCCTTGGCTGGAGTGGTTTGtgaagtgaagaagagaaacacAAGATTGGAACTGAGAGTGATGTGAAAGGAAACCACTTTCTTTGACTCAGACCATatgctttctattttttattttaaagaaaactcaaaaatccaaaaaaattccaCATCAGTGATGTTTCCTCCTGAATTCTAGTATGTATAGATAATTAAGTTATAGATACCGTGAAATTTTATCCGAATTGTTATTTGGTGGGTTGGTCTGTTgttataaagatttttttttttgaaaaaaaaattattaaaataaaaaataaaagtcatAACTTGATAACTaattaaccataaaaaaatacttCATAAAAGtcatatattaacaaaaaaaaagtgattgAAAAATCATAAGAAATAATTGATTGCTTTAAAAAGTGATTTAAACAATACTTCATAAAAGTCATAAGAAAGAATTGTAACCACGTATCGTCAACTATTCTCACATGATTACCCCTTCCAATTCTCCAGTGTAATACTTTTGCAATAACTTTCCTGCTTTAATAAGACTTCTCTATCTTTAAATTCATGTATAGTTTATAAATTTCGAGTTGACCGAGTTTGACTGTCATGTTTCTTGCTATTATACTAGGCGAAGATTTGAGTTCTAAAAATGGACGATGAAGAGGTATGGCTAAGTTTGGTCATGTTTGATTTGGTCATGTTTGATTTGGTCATGTTTCTCACTATTAAGTTTGTGCTTCAAAATTGTATGAATGTGATAGGAACATGATCAATTTTTAGTTTAAACACTTATTTGATGTGTTTCCTTTTTCAGGTAATTTCGGTTTTGTTGTTGATATTATCTGTTGGTCTCTGACAGTGTAAAAGAAGCGTTCAGTTGCTTGACTTGAAGTTGTGGAAttatttctaaatatttttatatgtgcAAGTCCAAAGTTTATTTCTGCCTCCATGTAGTTCATAGAAGAGGTGACAATAATACTCTGAGCCTTTGCAGTTTGAGTGGAGTAACATGAGGCATATAACTCAGGGAGAAGATACAATCTGTCACCAATTGTAGAGTGCATGGAGAAAAGAAAGTTTTTGCAATATGAGGTCTGATttggtaaatttatttttataaaagatttaattttttttcaaacaaactatttattttgagttcttagttaaattattaatacTAAATTTCATTGAGAACCAAacttttttatctatttatttatattataattattttaaattttaaaacttattttattaacaatgtttatgattatttaaaacCATTTtcagttaatttaaaaaagaaaggtATTACtctctttaaaaaattatttttcaaaaaccaattttaataaattacttatgaataataaaaaaatttttaaatctaattTTGTATGTCTTATAAAAATTGTctcgtatttaatatttttttattctgatatAAGATTTGATTGGGTTGATTTaggataaacaaaaaatataagtaacgtgattttaatttatcataaaaaaattgagtaggTATGATTTGATTATAAAAGAGAGTATTTTGTTgtaaaaagaagatgaatacattaaaaaaagaacgtgtgtattttcttttttttttatctgactttgaaatattttaaattgtttttttaaatatttattaggaaaaacataatttttaaaaaatgataagttaataataaattaaatggaCATGTAAAACTAAATGTGTCAAATATCATATGCCTTTGTGCACAGTGCACAATgcgtaataaaaaatatcagaaATACCTAATATTTTTGTGTATGTTGCATAATTTAAAATACCTGTTGTGCTTTAGAAATACCTTTACAAAGTTACAATTTCATGAGTGCCTTATAATAGCACGTGTCAATGTCAGATGCAGAGATATATCTGTTTCTCTATCTGTGTATAGTCGGTT belongs to Arachis duranensis cultivar V14167 chromosome 8, aradu.V14167.gnm2.J7QH, whole genome shotgun sequence and includes:
- the LOC107462957 gene encoding microtubule-destabilizing protein 60; the encoded protein is MTVKLESIWSESKKVVSFHITLSSNLVFLFFTSQTTPAKGFRSKNQEPSKYSENVNPNSNTTPFSKPLSNPCGSSSSPSPSPVVKKSCSKSQKKPQSSAAKEGVVNSVNSVQKNKIRQRKFVVAKKNKNKKFEGSGGDGDQGSNSTLSFCKCKESNKNNKCLCVAYQNLRKSQEEFFKNKQAQEQEQDQEDGAAEIERVIIEEEQRQQQEAIGEDCVFILGANGASPSHLLNAAPAPAVDCSSLVLTMADCLSFVTNGSTTTKPEGNCCSGLKSVLKTAPQCLCEAFKSSGQFGVVLNVTKALALPAACKVSAPSASNCGLSETPAAAPGIVSNRTSNGGRRSRRNSLESTSTFGGSRWKKKQQLRVTSQKPFKLRTEERGKVKEEEFVKKIHEMMTEEEKQRIPIPQGLPWTTDEPECLVKPPVKEITQPIDLQLHSDVRAMDRAEFDHQVAEKLSLIEQYKLEKERQQKVLYYYIQITPVLIYH